Proteins from a single region of Serinus canaria isolate serCan28SL12 chromosome 28, serCan2020, whole genome shotgun sequence:
- the SHC2 gene encoding SHC-transforming protein 2 isoform X1, whose protein sequence is MLPEPKYDRFRDEPLTAPMPSPAPAPCPAAGEEPEHGTTFCALLPRMPQWKFPGSSGFLGRGPAGAARDAPAAAESPSGLAAVLGACEPLCAAPCALPGGGRARGTAGRARGAAAPAGARPGGDEWSRKGSFIRKPAQGWLHPDERVLGPGVSYIVRYMGCIEVLRSMRSLDFNTRTQVTREAINRLYEAVPGVKGIWKKKAPNKALFSILGKSNLHFAGMSIAVNISVDGLNLMIPTTRQIIANHHMQSISFASGGDMDTTDYVAYVAKDPINQRACHILECCEGLAQSVISTVGQAFELRFKQYLHSPPKVVVPPERALAAEESAWGEDEEAAEHDYYNSIPGKEPPPGGLVDSRLHHSTALGHVRTQPSSSVPSSQGGLAARRDPSSQLGPPWDLESQGQPCDGYLQADSHSLGPRDYEEHMYVNTQSLDAWEPELVAHGAAEESPKKDLFDMRPFEDALKLHECIAGGASSPPIEDQWPSPPTRKAPIAPTEEQLRREPWYHGKMSRRDAERLLQMDGDFLVRDSLTNPGQYVLTGMHSGQPKHLLLVDPEGVVRTKDVLFESISHLISHHRQNEQPIVAAESELHLRQVVQRKQ, encoded by the exons ATGCTCCCGGAGCCCAAGTATGACCGCTTCCGCGACGAGCCGCTGACCGCCCCCATGCCGTCGCCGGCCCCCGCGCCGTGCCCCGCGGCGGGCGAGGAGCCCGAGCACGGCACCACCTTCTGCGCGCTGCTGCCGCGGATGCCGCAGTGGAAGTTCCCCGGCTCCAGCGGCTTCCtcggccgcggccccgccggcgCCGCCCGGGACGCCCCCGCCGCGGCGGAGTCCCCCTCGGGGCTGGCCGCCGTCCTGGGCGCCTGCGAGCCGCTCTGCGCCGCGCCCTGCGCGCTgccgggcggcgggcgggcccGGGGAacggcggggcgggcgcggggggcggcggcgccggcgggggcccggcccggcggggaCGAGTGGAGCCGCAAGGGCAGCTTCATCCGCAAACCGGCGCAGGGCTGGCTGCACCCCGACGAGCGTGTGTTGGGGCCCGGCGTCTCCTACATTGTCCGG TACATGGGGTGCATTGAGGTGCTGCGCTCCATGAGGTCCCTCGACTTCAACACCCGGACACAGGTCACCAG GGAAGCCATCAACAGACTATACGAGGCGGTGCCAGGTGTGAAGGGCATCTGGAAGAAGAAG GCTCCCAACAAAGCCCTGTTCTCCATCCTGGGCAAGAGCAACCTGCACTTCGCTGGCATGAGCATCGCTGTCAACATCTCCGTGGATGGGCTGAACCTCATGATCCCCACCACGCGCCAG ATCATCGCCAACCACCACATGCAGTCCATCTCCTTTGCCTCTGGTGGGGACATG GATACCACAGACTACGTCGCCTATGTCGCCAAGGACCCCATCAACCAGAGAG CCTGCCACATCCTGGAGTGCTGCGAGGGGCTGGCGCAGAGCGTCATCAGCACGGTGGGACAGGCCTTTGAGCTGCGCTTCAAGCAGTACCTGCACAGCCCCCCCAAGGTGGTGGTACCCCCAGAGAG ggcgCTGGCTGCAGAGGAGTCAGCCTggggggaggatgaggaggcagCTGAACACGACTACTACAACAGCATCCCAGGGAAGGAGCCCCCCCCGGGGGGCCTGGTTGACTCCCGGCTccaccacagcacagccctgggccaCGTCCGCACTCAgccctccagctctgtcccctccagccag GGTGGGTTAGCAGCCAGACGAGACCCGAGCAGCCAGCTGGGGCCACCCTGGGACCTGGAGAGCCAGG GCCAGCCCTGCGACGGGTACCTGCAGGCagacagccacagcctggggcCACGGGACTACGAGGAGCACATGTACGTGAACACACAGAGCCTGGACGCCTGGGAGCCCGAGCTGGTGGCTCATGGGGCGGCTGAGGAGAGCCCCAAAAAGGACCTCTTTGACATGA GGCCCTTTGAGGACGCCCTGAAGCTCCACGAGTGCATTGCAGggggtgccagcagccccccCATTGAGGACCAGTGGCCGAGTCCCCCCACACGGAAGGCGCCCATCGCCCCCACGGAGGAGCAGCTGCGGAGGGAGCCCTGGTACCACGGGAAGATGAGCAGGAGGGATGCTGAGAGGCTCCTGCAGATGGATGGGGACTTCCTGGTGCGGGACAGCCTCACCAACCCGGGGCAGTACGTGCTGACCGGCATGCACAGCGGGCAGCCCAagcacctgctgctggtggaTCCCGAGGGAGTG gtgaggaCCAAGGACGTGCTGTTTGAGAGCATCAGCCACCTCATCAGCCACCACCGGCAGAACGAGCAGCCCATCGTGGCAGCAGAGAGCGAGCTGCACCTCCGCCAGGTTGTACAGAGGAAGCAGTGA
- the LOC103821941 gene encoding hippocampus abundant transcript 1 protein-like isoform X2, giving the protein MESRKSFLLLTVFFTCAPIPLMKISPWWYFAVISMSGVFAVTFSVIFAYVADITQEHERSTAYGLVSATFAASLVTSPAIGAYLSQAYGDTLVVVLASGVALLDIGFILLAVPESLPEEMRPVSWGAPISWEQADPFASLRKVGQDSTVLLICITVFLSYLPEAGQYSSFFLYLRQVIGFSSETVAAFIGVVGILSILAQTVVLGILMRSIGNKNTILLGLGFQILQLAWYGFGSQPWMMWAAGAVAAMSSITFPAISAMVSRSTDPDQQGVVQGMITGIRGLCNGLGPALYGFVFYLFHVELNEMAEVETLGKASKPNMANPTDESSIIPGPPFLFGACSVLLSLLVALFIPEHNLALRSGSHKKHSAGAQAHPHSPPAGGSDGKEPLLEDSSV; this is encoded by the exons ATGGAGTCAAG GAaatccttcctccttctcaccGTCTTCTTCACGTGTGCACCAATCCCCCTGATGAAGATCAGCCCCTG GTGGTACTTTGCTGTCATTTCCATGTCTGGAGTGTTTGCTGTCACCTTCTCTGTGATTTTTGCCTATGTTGCTGATATCACACAGGAACATGAGCGCAGCACGGCGTACGGCCTG GTGTCAGCCACGTTTGCTGCCAGCCTGGTCACCAGCCCGGCCATCGGCGCGTACCTTTCCCAAGCCTACGGTGACACCTTGGTGGTTGTGCTGGCTTCAGGGGTTGCTTTGTTGGATATTGGCTTcatcctgctggctgtgcccgaGTCACTGCCTGAAGAGATGCGTCCAGTCTCCTGGGGAGCCCCAATCTCCTGGGAACAAGCTGACCCATTCGCT TCCTTGAGGAAGGTGGGTCAGGACTCCACAGTGCTGCTCATCTGCATCACAGTCTTTCTCTCCTACCTTCCTGAGGCCGGCCAGTACTCCAGCTTCTTCCTGTACCTGAGACAG GTCATTGGTTTTTCCTCAGAGACTGTAGCAGCCTTTATTGGTGTAGTTGGAATTCTCTCTATACTGGCTCAG ACAGTGGTGTTGGGAATTCTCATGCGCTcaataggaaataaaaacaccATCCTCCTGGGCCTGGGCTTCCAGATCCTGCAGCTTGCCTGGTATGGCTTTGGATCACAGCCTTG gatgatgtgggcagcaggagctgtggctgccatgTCCAGCATCACCTTCCCAGCCATCAGTGCCATGGTGTCGAGGAGCACAGACCCTGACCAGCAGG gtgtggTGCAGGGGATGATCACTGGAATTCGGGGTCTGTGTAACGGCCTGGGGCCAGCACTCTATGGTTTTGTCTTCTATCTCTTCCACGTGGAGCTGAACGAAATGGCTGAGGTGGAAACTTTGGGCAAGGCCTCCAAACCCAACATGGCCAACCCTACGGATGAG agcagcatCATCCCTGGGCCACCCTTCCTGTTCGGGGCGTGCTCCGTGCTGCTGTCGCTGCTGGTGGCCCTGTTCATTCCAGAACACAACCTGGCTCTGAGGTCAGGCAGCCACAAGAAGCACAGTGCAGGGGCTCAGGCCCACCCCCACAGCCCACCAGCTGGGGGGTCAGATGGCAAGGAGCCCCTGCTGGAGGACAGCAGTGTGTGA
- the LOC103821941 gene encoding hippocampus abundant transcript 1 protein-like isoform X1 codes for MTGEKKKKKRLNRSVLLAKKIVIRDGAGRQGIGEPSVYHAVVVIFLEFFAWGLLTTPMLTVLHQTFPQHTFLMNGLIHGVKGLLSFLSAPLIGALSDVWGRKSFLLLTVFFTCAPIPLMKISPWWYFAVISMSGVFAVTFSVIFAYVADITQEHERSTAYGLVSATFAASLVTSPAIGAYLSQAYGDTLVVVLASGVALLDIGFILLAVPESLPEEMRPVSWGAPISWEQADPFASLRKVGQDSTVLLICITVFLSYLPEAGQYSSFFLYLRQVIGFSSETVAAFIGVVGILSILAQTVVLGILMRSIGNKNTILLGLGFQILQLAWYGFGSQPWMMWAAGAVAAMSSITFPAISAMVSRSTDPDQQGVVQGMITGIRGLCNGLGPALYGFVFYLFHVELNEMAEVETLGKASKPNMANPTDESSIIPGPPFLFGACSVLLSLLVALFIPEHNLALRSGSHKKHSAGAQAHPHSPPAGGSDGKEPLLEDSSV; via the exons ATGACCGGcgagaagaagaagaagaagcgGCTCAACCGCAGCGTCCTGCTGGCCAAGAAGATCGTGATCCGGGACGGGGCCGGC cGACAGGGCATCGGGGAGCCCAGCGTGTACCACGCCGTGGTGGTGATTTTCCTGGAGTTCTTTGCCTGGGGGCTGCTGACCACGCCAATGCTGACG gtCTTACATCAGACTTTTCCTCAGCACACATTCCTGATGAATGGTTTGATTCATGGAGTCAAG GGTCTGCTCTCTTTCCTAAGTGCCCCACTGATTGGTGCTCTCTCTGATGTCTGGGGCAGGAaatccttcctccttctcaccGTCTTCTTCACGTGTGCACCAATCCCCCTGATGAAGATCAGCCCCTG GTGGTACTTTGCTGTCATTTCCATGTCTGGAGTGTTTGCTGTCACCTTCTCTGTGATTTTTGCCTATGTTGCTGATATCACACAGGAACATGAGCGCAGCACGGCGTACGGCCTG GTGTCAGCCACGTTTGCTGCCAGCCTGGTCACCAGCCCGGCCATCGGCGCGTACCTTTCCCAAGCCTACGGTGACACCTTGGTGGTTGTGCTGGCTTCAGGGGTTGCTTTGTTGGATATTGGCTTcatcctgctggctgtgcccgaGTCACTGCCTGAAGAGATGCGTCCAGTCTCCTGGGGAGCCCCAATCTCCTGGGAACAAGCTGACCCATTCGCT TCCTTGAGGAAGGTGGGTCAGGACTCCACAGTGCTGCTCATCTGCATCACAGTCTTTCTCTCCTACCTTCCTGAGGCCGGCCAGTACTCCAGCTTCTTCCTGTACCTGAGACAG GTCATTGGTTTTTCCTCAGAGACTGTAGCAGCCTTTATTGGTGTAGTTGGAATTCTCTCTATACTGGCTCAG ACAGTGGTGTTGGGAATTCTCATGCGCTcaataggaaataaaaacaccATCCTCCTGGGCCTGGGCTTCCAGATCCTGCAGCTTGCCTGGTATGGCTTTGGATCACAGCCTTG gatgatgtgggcagcaggagctgtggctgccatgTCCAGCATCACCTTCCCAGCCATCAGTGCCATGGTGTCGAGGAGCACAGACCCTGACCAGCAGG gtgtggTGCAGGGGATGATCACTGGAATTCGGGGTCTGTGTAACGGCCTGGGGCCAGCACTCTATGGTTTTGTCTTCTATCTCTTCCACGTGGAGCTGAACGAAATGGCTGAGGTGGAAACTTTGGGCAAGGCCTCCAAACCCAACATGGCCAACCCTACGGATGAG agcagcatCATCCCTGGGCCACCCTTCCTGTTCGGGGCGTGCTCCGTGCTGCTGTCGCTGCTGGTGGCCCTGTTCATTCCAGAACACAACCTGGCTCTGAGGTCAGGCAGCCACAAGAAGCACAGTGCAGGGGCTCAGGCCCACCCCCACAGCCCACCAGCTGGGGGGTCAGATGGCAAGGAGCCCCTGCTGGAGGACAGCAGTGTGTGA
- the C2CD4C gene encoding C2 calcium-dependent domain-containing protein 4C yields the protein MWLLERLRGVAENGGSRGAGTDESSRGSRYSNVLTPDKIPDFFIPPKLSAAPAEAEGSEASAGAALGASVSEQDLAKRKPPRSPRPSSRSRSRTTGRHIIQIETAEDWTEGSCGTNVDPQAQTAMSLPYVPKAQTSYGFATLMESPHTRRKESLFHSEHSSLCPSPVTSPGAQRKAKLNGESGRRTPADLGAALMHPGRYFSGGESDTCSSAESSPFGSPLLSRSVSLLKLFSQESQSKVIKLKHSVARNSSLSTDDSSADTSPSAQRRARSAPAGTQPPTAVLPLELPAGRDREHSLRLSRGGSLRLAAEYDPSNARLRVRLVSAEDLYDALVDLRSINCCVSLCLNPGKLQKQRSTIVKNSRNPVFNEDFFFDGLGPGHARKMSLKLKVVNKGSSLKRDTLLGEKELPLTALLSCL from the coding sequence ATGTGGCTCCTGGAGCGGCTGCGCGGGGTGGCGGAGAACGGCGGGTCCCGGGGCGCGGGGACAGACGAGTCCTCGCGGGGGTCCCGCTACAGCAACGTCCTCACCCCCGACAAGATCCCCGACTTCTTCATCCCGCCCAAGCTGAGCGCGGCACCCGCCGAGGCTGAGGGCTCCGAGGCGTCCGCAGGGGCTGCTTTGGGCGCCTCCGTCTCGGAACAGGACCTGGCCAAGCGTAAACCCCCGCGCAGCCCCCGCCCGTCCAGCCGCTCCCGGTCCCGGACCACCGGGCGACACATCATCCAGATCGAGACCGCTGAGGACTGGACCGAGGGCAGCTGCGGCACCAACGTGGACCCGCAGGCACAGACGGCCATGTCGCTGCCCTACGTGCCCAAGGCTCAGACCTCCTACGGCTTCGCCACGCTGATGGAGAGCCCCCACACCCGGCGCAAAGAGTCCCTGTTCCACAGcgagcacagcagcctctgcccctcGCCCGTCACCTCGCCCGGCGCCCAGCGCAAAGCCAAGCTCAACGGCGAGAGCGGCCGCCGGACACCGGCTGACCTCGGCGCCGCCCTCATGCACCCGGGCCGGTATTTCAGCGGCGGAGAGAGCGACACGTGCTCCTCGGCTGAGTCCTCACCCTTCGGCTCCCCGCTGCTCTCCCGCTCCGTGTCCCTGCTGAAGCTCttcagccaggagagccagtCCAAGGTCATCAAGCTGAAGCACTCGGTGGCCCGCAACAGCTCGCTGTCCACCGACGACAGCTCGGCCGACACCAGCCCCAGCGCCCAGCGCCGTGCCAGGAGCGCCCCGGCCGGGACGCAGCCTCCGACCGCCgtgctgcccctggagctgcccgCGGGCCGTGACCGGGAGCACAGCCTGCGGCTGAGCCGGGGCGGGAGCCTGCGCCTGGCTGCCGAGTACGACCCCTCAAACGCCCGGCTGCGTGTGCGCCTCGTCTCCGCCGAGGACCTCTATGATGCCCTCGTCGACCTGCGCAGCATCAACTGCTGCGTCTCGCTGTGCCTCAACCCCGGCAAGCTGCAGAAGCAGCGCAGCACCATTGTCAAGAACAGCCGCAACCCCGTCTTCAACGAGGACTTCTTCTTCGACGGGCTGGGCCCCGGCCACGCCAGGAAGATGTCCCTGAAGCTCAAGGTGGTCAACAAAGGCAGCAGCCTTAAGCGGGACACGCTGCtgggggagaaggagctgccacTCACcgccctcctctcctgcctgtaG
- the SHC2 gene encoding SHC-transforming protein 2 isoform X2 produces the protein MLPEPKYDRFRDEPLTAPMPSPAPAPCPAAGEEPEHGTTFCALLPRMPQWKFPGSSGFLGRGPAGAARDAPAAAESPSGLAAVLGACEPLCAAPCALPGGGRARGTAGRARGAAAPAGARPGGDEWSRKGSFIRKPAQGWLHPDERVLGPGVSYIVRYMGCIEVLRSMRSLDFNTRTQVTREAINRLYEAVPGVKGIWKKKAPNKALFSILGKSNLHFAGMSIAVNISVDGLNLMIPTTRQIIANHHMQSISFASGGDMDTTDYVAYVAKDPINQRACHILECCEGLAQSVISTVGQAFELRFKQYLHSPPKVVVPPERALAAEESAWGEDEEAAEHDYYNSIPGKEPPPGGLVDSRLHHTHSSALGAVSWGVPTAQPSPASCPGCNTPQPLDPTGPFEDALKLHECIAGGASSPPIEDQWPSPPTRKAPIAPTEEQLRREPWYHGKMSRRDAERLLQMDGDFLVRDSLTNPGQYVLTGMHSGQPKHLLLVDPEGVVRTKDVLFESISHLISHHRQNEQPIVAAESELHLRQVVQRKQ, from the exons ATGCTCCCGGAGCCCAAGTATGACCGCTTCCGCGACGAGCCGCTGACCGCCCCCATGCCGTCGCCGGCCCCCGCGCCGTGCCCCGCGGCGGGCGAGGAGCCCGAGCACGGCACCACCTTCTGCGCGCTGCTGCCGCGGATGCCGCAGTGGAAGTTCCCCGGCTCCAGCGGCTTCCtcggccgcggccccgccggcgCCGCCCGGGACGCCCCCGCCGCGGCGGAGTCCCCCTCGGGGCTGGCCGCCGTCCTGGGCGCCTGCGAGCCGCTCTGCGCCGCGCCCTGCGCGCTgccgggcggcgggcgggcccGGGGAacggcggggcgggcgcggggggcggcggcgccggcgggggcccggcccggcggggaCGAGTGGAGCCGCAAGGGCAGCTTCATCCGCAAACCGGCGCAGGGCTGGCTGCACCCCGACGAGCGTGTGTTGGGGCCCGGCGTCTCCTACATTGTCCGG TACATGGGGTGCATTGAGGTGCTGCGCTCCATGAGGTCCCTCGACTTCAACACCCGGACACAGGTCACCAG GGAAGCCATCAACAGACTATACGAGGCGGTGCCAGGTGTGAAGGGCATCTGGAAGAAGAAG GCTCCCAACAAAGCCCTGTTCTCCATCCTGGGCAAGAGCAACCTGCACTTCGCTGGCATGAGCATCGCTGTCAACATCTCCGTGGATGGGCTGAACCTCATGATCCCCACCACGCGCCAG ATCATCGCCAACCACCACATGCAGTCCATCTCCTTTGCCTCTGGTGGGGACATG GATACCACAGACTACGTCGCCTATGTCGCCAAGGACCCCATCAACCAGAGAG CCTGCCACATCCTGGAGTGCTGCGAGGGGCTGGCGCAGAGCGTCATCAGCACGGTGGGACAGGCCTTTGAGCTGCGCTTCAAGCAGTACCTGCACAGCCCCCCCAAGGTGGTGGTACCCCCAGAGAG ggcgCTGGCTGCAGAGGAGTCAGCCTggggggaggatgaggaggcagCTGAACACGACTACTACAACAGCATCCCAGGGAAGGAGCCCCCCCCGGGGGGCCTGGTTGACTCCCGGCTccaccaca cccacagcagtgccctgggggctgtgagctggggtgtgcccacagcacagcccagccctgcctcgtGCCCTGGGTGTAACACCCCACAACCCCTGGATCCCACAGGGCCCTTTGAGGACGCCCTGAAGCTCCACGAGTGCATTGCAGggggtgccagcagccccccCATTGAGGACCAGTGGCCGAGTCCCCCCACACGGAAGGCGCCCATCGCCCCCACGGAGGAGCAGCTGCGGAGGGAGCCCTGGTACCACGGGAAGATGAGCAGGAGGGATGCTGAGAGGCTCCTGCAGATGGATGGGGACTTCCTGGTGCGGGACAGCCTCACCAACCCGGGGCAGTACGTGCTGACCGGCATGCACAGCGGGCAGCCCAagcacctgctgctggtggaTCCCGAGGGAGTG gtgaggaCCAAGGACGTGCTGTTTGAGAGCATCAGCCACCTCATCAGCCACCACCGGCAGAACGAGCAGCCCATCGTGGCAGCAGAGAGCGAGCTGCACCTCCGCCAGGTTGTACAGAGGAAGCAGTGA